Proteins from a single region of Lysinibacillus sp. JNUCC-52:
- a CDS encoding GNAT family N-acetyltransferase yields MIYSKTDKTLETDRLLLRLFKETDAQEVSKYCNNYNLYKSTLNLPYPYSIDCALTWIANHEKNYDLDQIYEFAITDKQSGQLYGAIGISNHQQYKNGEIAYWIGEEHWGNGYATEAAKALIDFVFTEKNYHRVYARYFKSNPASGKIMEKCGMHYEGTLKDHIYKNDVFEDIVFYGIINPMK; encoded by the coding sequence ATGATTTATAGTAAAACTGATAAAACACTCGAAACAGATCGGCTACTGCTACGCCTTTTTAAAGAAACGGATGCACAGGAAGTCAGTAAGTATTGCAACAATTACAATCTATACAAAAGCACGTTGAATTTACCTTATCCATACTCAATTGATTGTGCACTGACATGGATTGCAAATCATGAAAAAAACTATGACTTAGATCAAATATATGAATTTGCTATTACAGACAAACAAAGTGGTCAGTTATATGGGGCTATCGGTATTTCCAATCATCAACAATACAAAAATGGCGAAATTGCCTATTGGATTGGTGAAGAACATTGGGGCAATGGCTATGCAACAGAAGCAGCTAAGGCTCTTATCGACTTTGTGTTTACAGAGAAAAACTATCATCGTGTTTACGCTCGCTATTTTAAATCAAATCCCGCTTCTGGTAAGATTATGGAAAAGTGTGGTATGCATTATGAAGGTACTTTAAAAGACCATATTTACAAAAATGACGTGTTTGAAGATATAGTTTTTTACGGAATTATTAATCCGATGAAATAA
- a CDS encoding S8 family peptidase encodes MKNWVMKSIAVVACSALMVPAASAFAEAPQNPELVTSMLASKKKQALKQFNYQNGGNEWISPDTIIVKHSGLAKTVHSKIGSKVIRSIPALGYEVVQLQKGVTLEEAFSYYGKQNGVKSVSPSYKYYSFNTIVDPKKKDMYHLDLLQIDRALSLAGNHEVKVAVIDSGVDYKHPDLKSQILPPYNAATPANTTFSDPHGTHVAGIIAATKDNGFGGYGVFPAAKILPIDVFNGKQSANDFVIAQGILHAIEQNADVINMSLGGYGESPLMQEAVQKAIDKGITIVAAAGNDSTDYYSFPASFEGVISVGSTNKHNKLSSYSNYGPSVDIVAPGEEIYSTVYDGKKGSSFTTFSGTSMASPVVAGVAALLKSKYPTLKPHEIEAILEMTAKDLGERGYDLTYGHGLVDPFKALHFDLNNLPKRYSETNEERLNNAKVLNKNSKNTEKGEFKLPDEKKWYKIELDAGEYAQLSLKGASYFDYAFDLYFYPAGQKDESETINVNDVRAGKQEGYLYKAEQAGTLLIGVKDYNGSYSLKGASNFIFTAETTKELPIDSLAIDSPYNIQQFPFSTAGENYTLLSEDQQIDKDYFTFSVTEPSTLKFDLSGIPGVTASMEIYLKSELDSIPTEQVDVEENEIAPYPIQAYFSSEKGENASIVFDAIPEEEYVLSVSNDNSGVISIDILLSGGIDNEEKSSINESIIPYTLKGEIVHLPEDEDGLPLNEPIVEDDLPYSENEPAPLKGKKRERVNNFLNISLDSDFDENAIDADLIMENAIPYNIGESQKAYFQTEYDEDYFVFTAPEDAIYGFQIKKGYNHKPAATLLEYDEETNELLPFSSLTNDPGLIGLLYGITIDENDAKAIALKKDKTYVVKIINTGGHSIEPYTLSTSKMVAIPDDKNNDINADIDAQTIVPGKDYQNHLLYNDDKDYYYYKQRGEDTVLSLLISSVPYTNKQLNQLPKELQFDLKFSGSIIEDTNGNMQIDDEELATEIPFGQGESLFEIFLGLSGTSEVNTSFLAKRNHGYFITINGTDFGLVSLQPYTLSVFNHKNVDEDANSTLVNGLPTEPTKLTKSGDKYVANQYLNASVPFGDKDYFEFYNDRKRDVFFSLQTEKGLDGVIRIIDAFGKTVETLDLYGSKDTEIGFVELDKGTYYIEVSEVNGKASTKPYTLEVQ; translated from the coding sequence TTGAAAAACTGGGTGATGAAATCAATCGCTGTCGTAGCATGTTCTGCACTAATGGTTCCTGCTGCTTCTGCCTTTGCTGAAGCACCACAGAACCCAGAATTGGTGACAAGTATGCTCGCTAGCAAAAAAAAGCAAGCTTTAAAGCAGTTCAACTATCAAAATGGAGGAAACGAATGGATTAGTCCCGATACGATTATCGTTAAACATTCGGGCCTTGCTAAGACCGTACATAGTAAAATTGGTTCAAAAGTAATTCGATCGATTCCTGCATTAGGCTACGAAGTAGTCCAACTTCAAAAAGGTGTAACATTAGAAGAGGCTTTTTCGTATTATGGCAAGCAAAACGGAGTTAAAAGTGTATCTCCAAGCTACAAGTATTATTCCTTTAATACGATTGTAGATCCAAAGAAAAAAGATATGTATCATTTAGACTTACTGCAAATTGATAGAGCTTTATCATTAGCAGGAAATCATGAGGTTAAAGTGGCAGTTATCGATTCTGGTGTAGATTATAAACATCCAGATTTGAAGTCTCAAATACTTCCACCATATAATGCTGCAACACCTGCCAATACTACCTTTTCTGACCCCCACGGGACGCATGTAGCAGGCATTATTGCAGCTACTAAAGATAACGGGTTTGGTGGATACGGTGTTTTCCCAGCAGCAAAGATTCTTCCAATCGATGTCTTTAACGGCAAACAAAGTGCAAATGATTTCGTTATAGCACAAGGGATACTGCACGCCATTGAACAAAATGCCGACGTTATTAATATGAGTCTCGGTGGCTACGGCGAGTCCCCTCTTATGCAGGAAGCCGTACAAAAAGCAATCGATAAAGGCATTACAATTGTAGCTGCTGCAGGGAATGATTCAACAGATTATTACTCCTTCCCCGCTTCTTTCGAAGGTGTCATTAGCGTTGGTTCTACAAATAAACACAATAAATTATCAAGCTATTCAAACTATGGACCATCAGTGGACATCGTTGCGCCAGGAGAAGAAATTTATAGTACCGTTTATGATGGAAAAAAGGGATCCTCATTCACAACATTTAGCGGGACTTCAATGGCATCTCCTGTTGTGGCGGGTGTAGCTGCTCTACTAAAATCAAAATATCCTACTTTAAAGCCTCATGAAATAGAGGCAATACTCGAAATGACCGCAAAGGATTTAGGTGAAAGAGGCTACGATCTCACCTATGGACATGGCCTCGTTGACCCATTTAAAGCATTACACTTCGATTTAAACAACCTACCGAAGCGCTATTCTGAAACAAACGAAGAGCGCCTAAACAATGCCAAAGTGCTAAATAAAAATAGTAAAAATACCGAAAAAGGCGAGTTCAAGCTACCTGATGAAAAGAAATGGTATAAAATTGAATTAGATGCAGGTGAATATGCACAACTGTCATTAAAAGGAGCTAGCTACTTTGACTATGCATTTGACCTATACTTCTACCCTGCAGGTCAAAAAGATGAGTCAGAAACGATTAATGTAAATGATGTTCGCGCAGGAAAACAAGAAGGCTACCTTTATAAAGCAGAACAAGCAGGAACGCTTCTTATTGGCGTCAAAGATTATAATGGAAGCTATAGCCTAAAAGGTGCATCTAACTTCATTTTCACAGCTGAAACGACGAAGGAATTACCTATCGATTCATTAGCAATAGACAGTCCATATAATATTCAACAGTTCCCATTTAGTACAGCGGGGGAAAATTATACATTACTTTCAGAGGATCAACAAATCGACAAAGATTACTTTACTTTTTCAGTAACTGAACCATCTACATTAAAATTTGATTTATCAGGTATACCAGGTGTTACAGCATCAATGGAAATCTATCTAAAAAGTGAGTTGGATAGCATCCCAACAGAACAAGTAGATGTTGAAGAAAATGAAATTGCCCCCTACCCAATACAAGCATATTTCAGCTCCGAAAAAGGTGAAAATGCAAGTATCGTATTTGATGCAATCCCTGAGGAAGAGTATGTATTAAGCGTTTCCAATGACAACAGTGGCGTAATCTCAATCGATATTCTCCTTAGCGGCGGTATTGATAATGAGGAAAAATCGTCCATTAATGAATCTATTATTCCTTACACGTTAAAAGGAGAAATTGTTCATCTTCCTGAAGATGAAGACGGACTTCCTTTGAATGAGCCAATTGTTGAAGACGATTTACCATACAGTGAAAATGAGCCAGCTCCATTAAAAGGAAAGAAACGGGAACGAGTAAATAATTTTTTAAATATAAGTTTAGATTCAGATTTTGATGAAAATGCTATAGATGCTGACCTTATTATGGAGAATGCGATTCCTTATAATATCGGTGAAAGTCAAAAAGCATACTTCCAAACGGAATATGATGAAGATTATTTCGTATTTACCGCTCCAGAAGATGCGATTTATGGTTTCCAAATTAAAAAAGGATATAATCATAAGCCAGCCGCTACATTATTGGAATATGATGAGGAAACGAATGAGTTGCTACCATTTTCTTCATTAACTAATGATCCAGGGCTAATTGGTCTACTTTACGGCATAACAATTGATGAAAACGATGCAAAAGCAATAGCACTGAAAAAAGATAAAACATACGTTGTGAAAATTATCAATACTGGTGGCCATTCTATCGAACCATATACACTATCAACAAGTAAGATGGTTGCTATACCTGATGACAAAAACAATGATATAAATGCAGACATCGATGCCCAAACAATTGTACCAGGTAAGGACTATCAAAATCATCTTCTCTATAATGATGATAAAGATTACTACTACTATAAACAGCGAGGGGAGGATACAGTTTTAAGTCTTCTGATATCTTCCGTACCTTATACAAATAAACAACTCAATCAGTTACCAAAAGAACTTCAATTTGACTTGAAGTTTTCTGGTTCAATTATCGAGGATACAAATGGCAATATGCAAATCGATGACGAAGAACTAGCAACAGAAATTCCGTTTGGACAAGGTGAAAGCTTATTTGAAATATTCCTTGGTCTCTCGGGAACTTCAGAGGTCAACACCTCTTTCCTAGCAAAAAGAAATCACGGTTATTTTATTACTATAAACGGTACGGACTTTGGGCTCGTATCACTGCAACCATACACATTATCTGTATTTAATCATAAAAATGTTGATGAAGATGCAAATTCCACATTAGTGAATGGTTTGCCAACAGAACCAACAAAGCTAACGAAAAGTGGCGATAAATATGTTGCTAATCAATATTTAAATGCCAGTGTGCCATTTGGCGATAAAGACTATTTTGAATTTTACAATGACCGCAAACGCGATGTGTTCTTCTCTTTACAAACTGAAAAAGGTTTAGATGGTGTAATTCGAATTATTGATGCATTTGGAAAAACGGTTGAAACATTAGATCTTTACGGTTCTAAAGATACGGAAATAGGTTTTGTCGAACTAGATAAAGGAACATATTATATAGAAGTTAGTGAAGTAAACGGCAAAGCGAGTACAAAACCATATACGCTCGAAGTACAGTAA
- a CDS encoding aminotransferase-like domain-containing protein, whose product MPFNSFDEYPMSWKPNIRNISGPIYIAIAEQLEQDIKEGILLPGTKLPPQREIADYLDVNLSTITRAFKLCGQKGLIYASIGSGTFVSSDAATNKILLPTSHSAHMIELGSVLPTTYANEEITRYMKKMLNDSHFSNLFQYGRPEANAWQTEAAAKLLEKVGFQTDQPIVLGAGGQNAIVATLAALFHPGDRIGTDPITYAGIKTAANMLGIQLVAIHQKDGEMTKEGLLYACKNEHIKGLYVIPDFHNPTTHTMSIDTRKMIAEVARQKDIIVIEDAIYSFLQEQPLAPIALYAPEKVVYIASVSKTISPGLRLSFVVTPSALRKKIIETLYNMNISVSPVMVELTARLIQDGVAQTILEKQRLYAKQQNALVNQYLGEYNILGNDECIFRWLLLPEKFTGVQFELLASKAGVQVYAAERFAVGNAKPVNAVRLAITAPENSMQLEQALTVLKELLESDGDYTFID is encoded by the coding sequence ATGCCATTCAATTCATTTGATGAATACCCAATGAGCTGGAAGCCAAATATCCGTAATATTTCAGGACCAATATATATTGCAATTGCTGAACAGCTTGAACAGGATATTAAAGAAGGTATTTTATTGCCAGGAACAAAGTTACCTCCACAACGTGAGATTGCTGATTATTTAGATGTAAATTTAAGCACGATTACGCGTGCGTTTAAGCTTTGCGGACAAAAAGGGCTCATTTATGCTTCAATAGGGAGCGGTACGTTTGTTTCTTCTGATGCCGCAACGAATAAAATTTTATTACCTACAAGTCATTCTGCTCATATGATTGAGTTGGGTTCCGTGTTGCCTACGACATATGCCAATGAGGAAATAACACGCTATATGAAAAAAATGCTGAATGATTCGCATTTCAGCAATTTGTTTCAATATGGACGACCTGAGGCGAACGCCTGGCAAACAGAAGCAGCAGCAAAACTTTTGGAAAAAGTCGGCTTTCAAACAGATCAGCCTATCGTGTTGGGGGCAGGAGGACAAAATGCAATTGTCGCTACACTAGCAGCATTGTTCCATCCAGGAGATCGCATTGGAACAGATCCAATTACATATGCGGGGATAAAAACGGCGGCGAATATGCTCGGAATACAACTTGTGGCTATTCACCAAAAAGATGGAGAAATGACAAAAGAAGGGCTCTTATATGCTTGTAAAAATGAACATATTAAAGGTCTTTACGTCATTCCTGATTTTCATAATCCTACAACCCATACAATGTCAATCGATACGAGGAAAATGATTGCAGAAGTGGCAAGGCAAAAAGATATAATTGTTATTGAGGATGCAATATATAGCTTTTTACAAGAACAGCCTCTTGCACCAATTGCACTTTATGCACCAGAAAAGGTAGTTTATATTGCTAGCGTGTCCAAAACGATTTCACCTGGGTTAAGACTTTCTTTTGTTGTGACACCTAGTGCTTTAAGAAAGAAAATTATTGAAACATTATATAATATGAATATATCTGTTTCACCAGTCATGGTGGAGCTTACAGCAAGATTAATCCAAGATGGAGTTGCTCAAACGATTTTAGAGAAACAACGATTATATGCTAAACAACAAAATGCCCTTGTTAATCAATATTTAGGTGAGTACAATATTTTAGGCAATGATGAATGCATTTTTAGATGGCTTCTATTGCCTGAAAAATTTACTGGTGTGCAGTTTGAATTGCTTGCATCGAAAGCGGGCGTACAAGTATATGCTGCAGAGCGTTTTGCAGTAGGAAATGCTAAACCTGTAAATGCAGTTCGATTGGCAATAACTGCACCCGAAAATAGCATGCAACTGGAGCAAGCCTTAACCGTATTAAAGGAATTGCTCGAAAGTGATGGTGACTATACTTTTATAGATTAA
- a CDS encoding GNAT family N-acetyltransferase: MEILHATLDELEEVTVLFDEYRQFYGLESDRSSAKAFIQLRMALKESIIFIAKVNGKTIGFAQLYPTFSSIALQRAYILNDIYVTDDARGQGVGKALMEKVFQYCEQQYARYVTLQTATDNVHARKLYENLNMKQDQYCNYVKYFN, translated from the coding sequence ATGGAAATACTTCACGCGACTCTGGATGAATTAGAAGAAGTAACAGTGCTATTTGATGAATATCGCCAGTTTTATGGATTAGAATCAGATAGAAGTAGTGCTAAAGCATTTATCCAATTACGAATGGCTTTAAAAGAATCCATTATTTTTATTGCTAAAGTAAATGGGAAAACGATTGGCTTTGCGCAACTATATCCAACTTTTTCATCTATCGCATTACAGCGGGCATATATACTAAATGATATATATGTAACAGACGATGCTAGAGGCCAAGGGGTGGGCAAAGCATTGATGGAGAAAGTGTTTCAATATTGTGAGCAACAATATGCAAGATATGTTACACTTCAAACGGCTACAGATAATGTGCATGCACGAAAGCTCTATGAAAATCTCAATATGAAGCAAGATCAATATTGTAATTATGTTAAGTATTTTAATTAG
- a CDS encoding aminotransferase-like domain-containing protein, with product MQYSERILNTPSSFIRNILKVTDAEDVISFAGGLPNPISFPIDALKASVDHAISENGSRLFQYSSTQGYAPLREYIAAKYRRVHGLDIHADDILITTGSQQALELIGKVLINKGDGIIIEEPGYLGAIQAFTLSEPTFYGVTLENDGLNLEELENALQQPNVKFIYTVPNFQNPTGLTYSKEKRQQIYDIIAKYDVALIEDDPYGELRFHGEPLPYIGAGKLENSILLGSFSKTVTPGMRLGFVITKNKELMKHIETAKQATDLHTNIFSQYVIYDYLANNDYTEHVKKIVSLYKNQSDAMLDAMQEFFPAHVTYTRPDGGMFIWATMHNGATALDVFNKAMEQKVAFVPGDPFYTSKTGVNTMRLNYTNATPEIIREGIKRLGSIL from the coding sequence ATGCAATATTCTGAAAGAATCTTAAACACACCATCCTCATTTATCCGTAATATTTTAAAAGTAACGGATGCCGAGGATGTTATTTCCTTTGCTGGCGGGCTTCCAAACCCAATCTCTTTCCCCATTGATGCATTAAAAGCATCTGTTGATCACGCCATTAGTGAAAATGGTAGTCGACTATTCCAATATTCATCAACGCAAGGTTATGCACCTCTACGTGAATACATCGCTGCAAAATATCGACGTGTTCATGGGTTAGATATCCATGCGGATGATATATTGATTACAACTGGTTCACAGCAAGCACTTGAACTGATTGGGAAGGTACTTATCAATAAAGGAGATGGCATCATCATTGAGGAGCCAGGCTATTTAGGAGCGATTCAAGCCTTCACATTAAGTGAGCCTACTTTTTATGGTGTAACACTTGAAAATGATGGTCTTAATTTAGAAGAGTTAGAGAATGCTTTACAGCAACCTAACGTAAAATTCATCTATACTGTACCAAACTTTCAAAATCCAACTGGACTAACGTATTCAAAGGAAAAGCGTCAACAAATTTATGACATCATTGCTAAATATGACGTAGCATTAATTGAAGATGATCCGTATGGAGAATTACGCTTCCATGGTGAGCCACTACCTTATATCGGTGCTGGAAAACTCGAAAATAGTATTTTATTAGGTTCTTTCTCTAAAACAGTTACACCAGGTATGCGCTTAGGCTTTGTCATTACAAAAAACAAAGAGTTAATGAAACATATTGAAACAGCAAAGCAAGCAACTGACCTACACACAAACATTTTCTCTCAATATGTCATTTATGATTATTTAGCAAATAATGACTATACAGAACACGTGAAAAAAATTGTTTCATTATATAAAAATCAATCCGATGCAATGCTAGATGCGATGCAAGAATTCTTCCCTGCACACGTTACGTACACAAGACCAGATGGGGGAATGTTTATCTGGGCTACAATGCATAACGGAGCAACTGCATTGGACGTTTTCAACAAGGCAATGGAACAAAAAGTCGCATTCGTTCCTGGTGACCCATTCTACACATCTAAAACAGGCGTAAATACAATGCGTCTAAACTATACAAATGCCACACCTGAAATTATCCGTGAAGGGATTAAGCGTTTAGGCAGTATTTTATAA
- a CDS encoding LysE family translocator, translating into MPYLSFLVFVVITSFTPGPNNIMAMAFANQFGLTKTIQFCLGVGIGFCTITALSCFFNIALISVMPIINLPLTILGVLYMLYLAYKILTSKENDNNNGHYSNEKKRSLLLLGAFLQFINPKGILFGITVVATYILPYYSSFTSYIFFALFLGFVGIISTFSWALFGSAFRKILIKYRQPFNIVMALLLVYSAFSILIH; encoded by the coding sequence ATGCCCTACCTATCTTTTTTAGTATTCGTGGTTATTACTAGCTTTACGCCAGGTCCGAACAACATTATGGCCATGGCATTTGCCAATCAATTCGGTTTGACCAAAACCATTCAGTTTTGTCTAGGTGTTGGAATTGGTTTTTGTACAATAACTGCACTAAGTTGTTTTTTTAATATTGCACTCATCAGCGTCATGCCTATTATTAACCTCCCATTAACCATTTTAGGGGTACTCTATATGTTATATTTAGCTTATAAAATATTAACTTCAAAAGAGAATGATAATAATAATGGCCACTATTCTAATGAAAAAAAACGCAGCCTTTTGTTGCTCGGTGCTTTCTTGCAATTTATAAATCCAAAAGGGATATTATTTGGCATTACAGTAGTTGCTACCTATATTCTCCCTTATTATTCATCGTTTACGAGCTACATTTTTTTCGCCCTATTTTTAGGGTTTGTGGGCATTATAAGTACATTTAGTTGGGCGCTATTTGGTTCAGCTTTTCGCAAAATACTCATTAAATATCGTCAACCATTTAATATTGTAATGGCACTGTTATTAGTTTATAGTGCCTTTTCAATACTCATACACTAA
- a CDS encoding DNA polymerase IV — MEHKGRIIFHVDMNSFYASVEQAHDPSLKGKPIAIAGNPKERRGILVTCSYEARALGVYTTMTVHEAKRKCPDLLLLPPDFQKYREASKAMFAILRSYTALVEPVSIDEGYMDVTLLSKERHALQIAQEIQSRLLAELDLPCSIGVAPNKFLAKTASDMKKPMGITVLRLRDIEQVLWPLEVVEMHGIGESTAKKLNDQGIFTIGHLAKVDEHKIKHILGKNGVRLRARANGIDTREVDPEAIYDTKSVGNSTTLPHDVTDLRALHKTIEGLCKKVAERLDAKRLAGSTVSIQIRDADWHNHTRSKSMTNVIYRFEDIYEIACGLFDKHWDESPVRLLGVTVSNVVDRKDYSQQLSIFNFEEHVKDEPILKVVDEIEGRFGKGIIKRGVDIGKRSSYQSQTSFSKDFLDDHE; from the coding sequence ATGGAACATAAAGGACGGATTATTTTTCATGTTGATATGAATAGTTTTTATGCATCTGTTGAGCAGGCGCATGATCCTAGCTTAAAAGGGAAACCAATCGCAATTGCAGGGAACCCAAAGGAAAGACGGGGCATATTAGTGACATGTTCATATGAGGCGAGGGCGCTTGGCGTTTATACGACAATGACGGTACATGAAGCAAAACGTAAATGTCCAGATTTATTGTTGCTACCACCAGATTTTCAAAAATACCGTGAGGCTTCCAAAGCGATGTTTGCTATTTTACGTAGCTATACGGCACTGGTGGAACCAGTATCAATTGATGAAGGCTATATGGATGTAACATTATTAAGTAAGGAGCGCCATGCGCTTCAAATTGCCCAGGAAATACAAAGTCGATTATTAGCTGAATTGGATTTGCCTTGCTCTATTGGTGTAGCCCCCAATAAGTTTTTAGCAAAAACTGCATCGGATATGAAAAAACCGATGGGTATTACAGTATTAAGACTACGAGATATTGAACAAGTACTTTGGCCACTTGAAGTAGTCGAAATGCATGGCATTGGTGAAAGTACAGCCAAAAAGTTAAATGACCAAGGCATTTTTACAATCGGTCATTTGGCTAAGGTGGATGAACATAAAATCAAACATATATTAGGGAAAAATGGGGTTAGACTCCGCGCAAGAGCCAATGGAATTGATACTAGAGAAGTTGATCCAGAAGCAATTTATGATACGAAAAGTGTCGGTAATTCTACGACATTACCACATGATGTAACCGATTTACGTGCCTTGCATAAAACGATTGAAGGATTGTGTAAAAAGGTAGCAGAACGGCTTGATGCAAAACGTTTAGCAGGTTCCACAGTCAGTATACAAATTCGTGATGCAGATTGGCACAATCATACACGCTCAAAATCGATGACGAATGTCATTTATCGCTTTGAGGATATTTATGAAATTGCCTGTGGACTATTTGATAAACATTGGGATGAATCGCCTGTTCGTTTGCTCGGGGTGACTGTTTCCAATGTGGTTGATCGGAAAGATTATAGCCAACAGTTGTCTATTTTCAATTTTGAAGAGCATGTAAAAGACGAGCCGATTTTAAAGGTAGTGGATGAGATTGAAGGGCGCTTTGGGAAAGGGATCATTAAACGAGGTGTGGATATCGGCAAACGATCATCTTACCAATCACAAACGAGCTTTAGCAAAGACTTTTTGGACGACCACGAGTAG
- a CDS encoding YkuS family protein, producing the protein MSKIIGVEQSLSNVEDALKAKGYEVIQLRNEEDAKKCDACVITGQDRDVMGISDPIMAGPVIDAAGLSADEVIQRVDHYFH; encoded by the coding sequence ATGTCTAAAATTATTGGTGTCGAACAATCATTATCAAATGTTGAAGATGCATTAAAAGCTAAAGGTTATGAAGTGATTCAGCTTCGCAATGAAGAAGATGCAAAAAAATGCGATGCTTGCGTAATTACAGGGCAGGATAGAGATGTTATGGGAATTAGTGATCCTATAATGGCAGGACCTGTTATTGATGCGGCTGGGCTTTCTGCTGATGAAGTAATACAGCGTGTAGATCATTATTTCCACTAA
- a CDS encoding energy-coupling factor ABC transporter ATP-binding protein: protein MTELYFELQQLSYAYADGTEALTDITLQIPKGKKIAILGHNGAGKSTLFQHLNGILKPTAGNITFCNEALSYSRKALSALRQQVGIVFQDADNQLFSGTVKQDIAFGPLNLGWSQEKIEEKIAWAVAQTEVESLLEKPIHFLSVGQKKRVAMAGVLAMEPSVLLLDEPTAGLDNYYAAKLLHYLAKLENGQRTFLLATHDIALAYEWADQIIVMEEGKVIYNGDPVELFYQEKLLELAHLERPWVFDITLALQNKNLFDKNIQMPRSKEDLQNLIEHLGDRHSNNLQTIL from the coding sequence ATGACTGAACTTTATTTTGAGCTTCAACAGTTATCGTATGCCTATGCAGACGGTACTGAAGCACTAACAGATATTACATTACAAATTCCAAAGGGGAAAAAAATCGCCATACTCGGTCATAATGGTGCTGGTAAATCAACATTATTTCAGCATCTAAATGGGATTTTAAAACCGACCGCTGGCAATATTACCTTTTGCAACGAAGCACTTAGCTATTCAAGAAAAGCATTATCAGCATTACGCCAACAAGTAGGCATCGTATTTCAAGATGCTGACAATCAACTTTTTTCAGGTACCGTAAAGCAAGACATCGCTTTCGGTCCATTAAATCTTGGCTGGTCACAAGAAAAAATCGAGGAAAAAATCGCCTGGGCTGTCGCACAAACAGAGGTCGAATCATTACTAGAGAAACCGATTCATTTTTTAAGTGTCGGACAGAAAAAACGTGTGGCGATGGCAGGTGTGCTCGCAATGGAACCGTCTGTTTTATTATTAGATGAACCAACTGCTGGACTAGACAATTATTATGCTGCAAAGCTTTTACATTATTTAGCTAAATTAGAAAATGGGCAACGAACATTTTTATTGGCGACCCATGATATTGCTTTGGCTTATGAATGGGCAGATCAAATAATTGTGATGGAGGAAGGTAAAGTTATTTATAATGGGGATCCTGTTGAATTGTTCTATCAGGAGAAGTTGCTTGAACTAGCGCATCTTGAACGACCTTGGGTTTTTGACATAACTCTCGCCCTGCAAAATAAAAATCTTTTTGATAAGAATATACAGATGCCTCGTTCAAAAGAAGACTTACAAAATCTAATTGAGCATTTGGGTGACAGGCACTCAAACAATTTACAAACAATTTTATAA
- a CDS encoding helix-turn-helix domain-containing protein, whose protein sequence is MEEIHLIFARNLKAIREKEKLSLEKVSQLCGVSKTMIGQIERGESSPTLTTIWKIANGLKVSFTSLIHQPQTDTEVIYKKDIQVLSEDNGKYRVYPNFPFQEDGRFEIYTIEIDKEGKLSAEAHKEGTEEFITVFEGELMIRVNDNEYKLKNGDSIRFKADRPHFYSNTCNTLTKFAMTIYYPNEK, encoded by the coding sequence ATGGAAGAAATTCATCTTATTTTTGCAAGAAATTTAAAAGCCATTCGAGAAAAAGAAAAATTAAGCTTAGAAAAAGTGTCTCAACTATGTGGTGTAAGTAAAACAATGATTGGACAAATTGAAAGAGGGGAGTCCAGTCCGACGCTTACAACAATATGGAAAATCGCAAATGGGCTAAAGGTTTCTTTTACTTCCCTTATCCATCAACCACAAACGGATACTGAAGTAATTTATAAAAAGGATATTCAAGTATTGTCAGAGGATAATGGAAAATATAGAGTATATCCGAATTTTCCATTTCAAGAGGACGGTCGCTTTGAAATATATACCATTGAGATTGATAAAGAGGGAAAATTAAGCGCTGAAGCGCATAAGGAAGGAACGGAAGAGTTTATTACCGTTTTTGAAGGCGAATTAATGATACGGGTTAATGACAACGAGTATAAATTAAAAAATGGTGACTCTATTCGATTTAAAGCTGACCGACCGCATTTCTATAGCAATACATGTAATACATTAACGAAGTTTGCGATGACAATCTATTATCCTAATGAAAAATAA